The Bacteroidota bacterium genome segment GGTCACGCCCGCCTGCGCGCTGAGGATGTCGCCGACTTCCTGCACCGGCAGGTTCTCGATCTGGTCGCTCGTGACGCGGAACTCGGACGAGGTGAGGTCGCGCCGGACGAGGTCGCGGTCGGCCGTCACGACGACCTCCTGGCCCTCGAACGCCTCCTCGCGGAGTTCGAAGTCGACCGTGGTGGTGAGGTCCACGTTCACCCGCACACCGGTGATCGACTTCTGCGCGAAGCCGATGTACGACGCCACGAGCGTGTAGGAGCCGGGCCGTACGCCGATGATGACGAACTCGCCGTCGAAGTCGGTCGAGGCCCCGACGGTAGTGCCTTCGATGACCACGTTGACGCCGGGGAGCGGCTCGCCCGTGGCAAAGTCGGTGACGCTACCGGCGATCTTGCCGGTCGTCTGCGCGAAGGCGAGCGGCGCCGCGATCAGCAGCAGCGCGAGGGCTGCGCAGCACCGGAGCGGAAGGGCGTAGAAACGAGTCATGGGCAAGATCGGCAGGGTTGGCCGAGTGGGGTCGAGCGGAAGGCGGCTAGGAGAAGAGACGGACGCGGGCGACGGCGTCGGTGTGGATGCGGACGTCGTAGCGGCTGCGGAGGTCCTCGAGGTAGCGCCCGAGCCAGCGCTGGGCGTATTCGGCGTCGAGGCGCCCAGCGATCTGGGGGCGGGCCTCGGCGAAGGTCATTGGGCGCGGGGGCTGGAGGGCGCCGCGGCGCAGGAGCACGTAGCTGCCAGCCACTTCGAGCGGCCCGACGAGCGCGCCAGGCGCGGCCTCGAACACCGGGTCGCCGAGGACGCCGAGGTCGCCGCGCGAGAGCAGCCCGAGATCGCCGCCTCCGAGGTCGGCCCCGGGGCGCTGCGAATAGTCGCGGGCCAGCGCGCCGAAGTCCTCGCCCGCGTTGATGCGCGCGCGGAGTTCCTGCGCCTCGCGGTTGGAGGCGACCAGGATCTCCTGCACGGGCACGCGTGCAGGCATCGTGTAGTACGAGGCGTACTCGTCGAAGTAGGCGCGGAGGGAGTCGACGGGCGGCGAGGCCGTCTCGCGCATGCGCTGTTCGGTCTGGGCAAAGACCCAGTCGCCAATGCGCTTCGCGACGACGGCATCGAATCGGTCGCCCTCGTCCAGGCCGGCCTCGGCCGCGCGGGCCGCGAGCTCTTCGCGCACCACGAGTCCCTCGATGAACGTCTGGAGCGACCGGTCGTCGCGCACGGCCGAGAGCTGCCGCTCGGAGGCCTGCGCCGCAAGGCGTTCCACGTCGGCAACGGTCCACGTCTGCGTGCCCGTCGTCGGCGAGTCGAACGTGACGATGGGGGTGGACTGCCAGGCATCCGTGTCACTGGGCGCCTCGCCGCCCTCCCCTGATGCGAGTGCGGCGAGGTCCGCGAGCGGCCCCGGAGCCACCTCGATGTCGAGCGCGTCGCGCACGGCACGGCTGTGGCGGTAGCGCACCTCCACGCGGAGGCGCTTGCGTTCGTAGCGCTCCAGGGTGGCCCGCTTCTCCGCGAACTGCGTCTCCGTCAGGAGCGGCACCGTGGCGCGGTTCTCGACGCGGATAATCGAATAGCCGAGGGCCGTCTGCACGGGCTCGGAGATCTCACCGACGGGCAGCGTGAAGGCGGCGTATTCGAACGCCGCGTCCATGTCGTCGTGGCCGAACTCGCCGACGTAGCCGCCGTTTTCGGCGAGCGTGGGATCGGCGAAAACCTCGCGGGCGAGCGCCTCGAAGGCCTCCCCGGCGAGGAGCCGCGCGCGGAGCGCTTCGGCCGCTTCGAACGACGGCGCATAGAGGTGCCGCGCCTCATAGGTCGTGTTGGACTGCAAGAACACCCGCCGGAGGTCGGCCTCGCGGACCCGCAGCGTGTCGTAGAGCACCCGCGCGGTGTAGTGGTCGATGGAGGCCTGCTTGCGGACGCGCGCGAGCTCCTCCTGGTAGTCGGGCGACTGCCGGACACCGGCGTCCCACGCTGCCTGGATCACGAGTTGGCGGTTGATGAGGCTCCCGAGCACATCCTCGCGCATCCGCGCGTCGTCCTCCGGGAGGCCTGCCTGCATCGCGAAGGAGGCGTAGGCGTCCGAGAGCGCATCGGCCGTGATCGCCACGTTTTCGACGTGCGCTACGGCGTCCTTCTCCTCAGGCACGTCTTCGCAGCCGGACAGCCACCCGCCCCCGAGCAGCAGCCCGGCGGTGAGACACATCGCAGGAAGGCGAAGCAGGCGCATCAGGCAGTCGTCTCGCGTTCGATGAGGCGTGGGGCGAAGGAGGTGTGGCTCGGCGGCAGGCTCGGCTGTTCAAGGCGGCGCAGCAGCTTCTCGACGGCGAGCTTGCCCATCTCGTACATCGGCTGGCGCACGGTCGTCAGGCCGACGTAGGCGCTCGTGCGGATGTCGTCGAAGCCACAGACGGCGAGGTCGTCCGGGGTATGCAGGTCGGCCTGGCGCAGTGCCTTGAGCGCCCCAAGCGCCTGCACGTCGCTCGCGGCGAAGATGGCGTCGGGCGGCTCGGGCAGGGCCAAGAGTTCGTTCATGGCCACGTAGCCCGCCTCGCGGGTGTAGCCGTGCATGGTCTGGTCGTCGGCGCTCGCGCGGATGAGAGCTGGGTTGAGGTCGATCCCGGCCTCGGCGAGCGCAGCCTCGTAGCCCTCGCGGCGGTCGCGCGCCGGGACCGAGTGCGGGTTGGCCATGATGAGCCCGATGCGGTGGTACCCTTGGCTGATCAGATGCTTGGTGGCGACGTAGCCGCCCCGGCAGTTGTCCACCGACACCGAGTCGAGCCCCACGTGAAACGCATCGACGAGGACGCTCGGCACGTCAGCGGCGCTTAGATGCCGCACCTGCGCCTCGGTGATCGGCGTCGAGCAGATCAGCACCCCGTCGGCGCGGCCTTTCTGGGCAGCGCGGCCGATCTGGTCGCCCACGGCCTCCATCGACCGGGACGCGTAGACCAAGAGGTCGTACTCGCTCGACGCGAGCCGGTCCTGGATGCCGCGGATGACCTCCATGAAGAAGTAGGATGTCATCATCGGCACGACCGCGGCCACCAACTGCGTGTTCTGGCGCGCCAGTGAGCGTGCCGAGACGTGGGGCTGGTAGCCGAGCTCATCGGCCACCGCGAAGACGCGTTCCCGAGTCTTCTGGGACACCCGCGGGTGCCGGTTCAGGACACGCGAGACGGTGGCGATCGAGACGCCAGCCCGGTCGGCAATGTCGTAGATGGTGACGCTCAACGGGCGGCGATGCAGACGTTTGGAGGGGGAGACAGCGCGCGCGTAAGCGCTTTCAATTTCTTCGCAATGATAGGGGGTTTTCCCCAATCCGTCAAGCCAGCAGGCGTGCTCCTACCGAAGCTGCCCCTGCATCGAAGCGCTTTTTCACGCACCTCTGGTCGCTTGTCGTAACGACTGATCGGCGTAAATCACCACAACGTAAGCGCTTTCATGATTTTCCTACCTCTGCTCAAAATCACACGGCTTCACCGCTAGTCCTTGTATTTTCTAGCCTCGCTCCTGCCTGCCACCACGCCCTCATGGCTGCTCCGACTCCCCCGTCTTCCCCGTCTTCCCTTTCGCGGGGGAAACGACGCGCCTTCACGGCGGCGATGCTGCTCGTGCCTCTCGTGTTCTTCGCACTCGTGGAGGGCGGCTTGCGCCTCGCAGGCTTCGGCGAAGACCACCCCCTCTTCCTCCCCGCCGACGCTGGCGAAGCAGGCACGGACGGAACGGGGAGCGCCTACCTCGTCCAGAACCGTGAGGTCGCCCGGCGCTACTTCGCCAACCAGGCCAACGTCCCCAACAGCCCAGCGGACGTGTTCCTGGCTGAGAAGCCGGAGGACGGCCTTCGCGTCTTCGTGCAGGGCGGGTCCAGCGCCGCAGGCTACCCGTTCTACTACGGCGGCGCGTTCCCGCGCATGCTCGAACAGCGCCTCCAGCAGACCTTCCCCGACCGCACCGTAGAGGTCGTCAACACGGCGATGTCGGCCGTGAACTCCTACACGCTGCTCGACCT includes the following:
- a CDS encoding peptidylprolyl isomerase, coding for MRLLRLPAMCLTAGLLLGGGWLSGCEDVPEEKDAVAHVENVAITADALSDAYASFAMQAGLPEDDARMREDVLGSLINRQLVIQAAWDAGVRQSPDYQEELARVRKQASIDHYTARVLYDTLRVREADLRRVFLQSNTTYEARHLYAPSFEAAEALRARLLAGEAFEALAREVFADPTLAENGGYVGEFGHDDMDAAFEYAAFTLPVGEISEPVQTALGYSIIRVENRATVPLLTETQFAEKRATLERYERKRLRVEVRYRHSRAVRDALDIEVAPGPLADLAALASGEGGEAPSDTDAWQSTPIVTFDSPTTGTQTWTVADVERLAAQASERQLSAVRDDRSLQTFIEGLVVREELAARAAEAGLDEGDRFDAVVAKRIGDWVFAQTEQRMRETASPPVDSLRAYFDEYASYYTMPARVPVQEILVASNREAQELRARINAGEDFGALARDYSQRPGADLGGGDLGLLSRGDLGVLGDPVFEAAPGALVGPLEVAGSYVLLRRGALQPPRPMTFAEARPQIAGRLDAEYAQRWLGRYLEDLRSRYDVRIHTDAVARVRLFS
- a CDS encoding LacI family DNA-binding transcriptional regulator; its protein translation is MSVTIYDIADRAGVSIATVSRVLNRHPRVSQKTRERVFAVADELGYQPHVSARSLARQNTQLVAAVVPMMTSYFFMEVIRGIQDRLASSEYDLLVYASRSMEAVGDQIGRAAQKGRADGVLICSTPITEAQVRHLSAADVPSVLVDAFHVGLDSVSVDNCRGGYVATKHLISQGYHRIGLIMANPHSVPARDRREGYEAALAEAGIDLNPALIRASADDQTMHGYTREAGYVAMNELLALPEPPDAIFAASDVQALGALKALRQADLHTPDDLAVCGFDDIRTSAYVGLTTVRQPMYEMGKLAVEKLLRRLEQPSLPPSHTSFAPRLIERETTA